A section of the Pseudanabaena mucicola str. Chao 1806 genome encodes:
- a CDS encoding YdcF family protein: MTALSGLIGSGCMIFGLPCLPPILASISVREPQAILVLGGSPAREKFAAQFALQHPKLPIFVSSGSPEEYAQYVFDSAGVDRSRIHLDYRAVDTVSNFTIMVSELQKRNITDVYVITSDFHMPRALVIGKIVLGSRGIEMYPVTIPSTIKSENPAKSLRDGLRSVFWLVTGS, translated from the coding sequence ATGACAGCCTTATCTGGGTTAATTGGGTCAGGGTGCATGATCTTTGGATTGCCATGCTTACCCCCAATCCTTGCCAGTATATCGGTGAGAGAGCCACAGGCAATCTTAGTATTAGGCGGATCTCCAGCCCGCGAAAAGTTTGCGGCTCAATTTGCTCTACAACATCCAAAGTTGCCAATTTTTGTGTCATCAGGCAGTCCAGAAGAATATGCTCAGTATGTTTTTGATAGTGCAGGGGTAGATCGTAGTCGCATCCATTTGGATTATCGTGCTGTGGATACGGTTTCTAACTTTACAATTATGGTGTCAGAACTTCAGAAGCGTAATATTACAGATGTATATGTAATTACATCCGATTTTCATATGCCACGTGCTCTGGTGATTGGCAAAATTGTTCTGGGAAGTCGTGGTATTGAGATGTACCCTGTCACTATTCCCTCAACAATTAAGTCAGAAAACCCTGCAAAATCTTTGCGCGATGGACTGAGATCAGTGTTTTGGCTAGTAACAGGTTCATAA